Sequence from the Nymphaea colorata isolate Beijing-Zhang1983 chromosome 9, ASM883128v2, whole genome shotgun sequence genome:
AACATTTGTCTACAGCAAATAGCTAGCGAATTATGCATAATGCAAGTTGACTATACCCCATAATCAATTTTCATTCATGGATATGACGGATTGGGACAACCTTGCATATGCTGTGTATGTCTTGATCTGAATATCTCCGAAAcatatcatcgggttttatttcatgtggtcgATATAGAACCCTCATTCAACTTGTTGCTCGGAAgaccatggatccatgctacaaATGTGGTTCCTTTCACTCTACATCAATGTGTCAAATGAACTTACAACATGAATACTATAACAATCTATGCAGATAACAAATAGAATCGTCTTGTGCATCCAATGATTctggtaccaacatatacaattgaagTGCCTAGCATTCGGATATGCAAAAAGGAAGAATTATCTCAATGTCTCAACGAATTGGTTATTCAGAAgccaaagaaacaaatatgGATGGAAAAAGATAGCAAGTCAAATCTGTGTGAAACAAATTACAAGGGTCACccattattcaaaaatttttgccagaatgagaaaggattagACTTGCTCTTGCGTCATGGCTCCCaaccattcactggccttgacaaacatgaaaatggtaCGTAGCCTGCAAGGCAGAATTGATCTGCAATGGCTTGACCCTTGATTGATTTCTGTGATACATATTCCAAATcctattgcatcaacagaagtTGTTACTTTGCTATCTTTTCATTTAGAAATGGCTgctcgaggatatatttgagtggattaataaaattttaacatcgCATGACAATAGGTAGTGCCAAATATTCAGATTtgtaaagaagaagaattatcTCAAGGTTTCAGCGAATTGGCTATTCAAAAGCCTAAGAAGCAGATATGAATGGAAAAAGATACCAAGCCAAATCTATCTGAAACAAGTTACAAGAGTCACCCATTATTCATAAATTtatgccagaatgagaaaggttTATACTTGCTCCTGCATCAGGGCTACTGGCCATTCGCTgaccttggcaaacatgaaaatggtaCGTAGCCTGCAAGGCAAAGGCGATCATTGAGATGTCACTGCATACAAATCTAAAGGAGTTATGTAGCTTGCAAGACAAAATTCAGTCAATCaaaaggtttatatctaatcttgtcatgagatgtgaacccttTAGCCATTTACTGCGCAAAGGAGTAAAGTTTGAATGCAGACATGAATGTCaggcctcattcgaaaagatcaagaaatatcttctttgcccaccaatttaaAAACCCCCAATTTGGGCGAAACTTGTATGTCTTTACATTACAGTCAACAATTCAGGCCGTGGTGAATTTTTAGCACAATATGAAGAagttgtgcagtatgaaaaggaTTACTctcacatggaaaaaacttgcttagccttggtatgAATATGTCAAAAATTGAGGCACTACCTATTGTCATGCGATGTTATGAATGTGACTCTTGTAATTTGTTTCAGACAAATTTGACTTGGTATCTTTTTCCATCCGTatctgtttctttggtttctgaataaCCAATTCATTGAGACCTTGagataattctttttttttgtagatcCGAATGCTAGGTACTTCAATTGTATAtgtgatagaaatctagcaccaatatctgtaaccagaaaacaacactcacgcaggaagatagagatagagagagagagagagagagagagagagggagagagagaatgaaaacaagaagaaactgaggagaagaagccgtagcaaaaatggtttgcacgacctctatttataatctcatttccagaattctaagagtctccaatcgtagaatcctaggagatttcacaagctccaaggacattaattacatcatagaaacctaagagacttcacatattacaaggatattaactacaacatagaatcctaggagacttcccatataacaaggatattaactacaacatagaatcctaggagactcttcacatgttacaaggacattaaatatcttaacacattctacaaggaggtggaatcctaagagactcctcttcaacgtgctggtgaaggatttatattttaacaatgTGTTGGTACCAGAATCATTAGATGCACAAGACGATTTTGCCTGTCCTCTACATAGATTGTTATAGTATTCATGTTGTGAGTCTATTTGACACATTAATGTAGAGTGGAAGGAACCGCATTTGTAGCATGAATCTATGGTCTTCCGAGCAACAAGTTGAATGAGGATTCTATGAATAAAACCTGATGATATGTGTCAGAGATATTCAGATCAAGACATACACAGCCTATGCAAAGTTGTCCCAATCCGTTATATCTatgaatgaaaattgatgatagGGTATAGTCAGTTTGCTTTATTCCTAATGCACGAGCTATTTGCTGTGGACAAATGTTCAGGCCGGCTCCTCCGTTAATTAAAACATGGAAGACTCTGATGCATCTTGTTTCAACCACTATGTGCAAGACATCATTATCCAATGTGCCTTCGTTTGGTAGATCTTTGTCGCAAAATGTGATTGGATCATTTTCGTATAgtccaaaagcccattcatCTCTCCGGTTAGGGCTAAATCTTTCCCTCTTGATTTGAGATAGGTGGTCTAATTCCTTGAAAATAACTTCCAAAGGTTCAGGATCtcatatttgcttcttttgatCAACCTCTATATGACTGTTTTGCTTGCTTTGTCTAGTTAGttcattgatggatcctttgtCATGTTTGGAAAACAATTTAAAGAAATACAAGGATGCtttatcccttttgtttgtcaccatgaCTTGATAATTTGTTGAAAATCCGATCATTGCAGCTGTTTCTTttccatgtttaggaaaagggttTTTGATGATGTTTGGTTGTTCATTGACttccttggttatttttttgtcaactgcatcttgtaCAATATTTTTTAGCACAAAGCAATcctctgtatcatgtcctggagcacgatgaaatttgtaaaatttttctttgttttttcccatcATTGGTGGTGGGTTAGaaacttttgggagaaacagagtgtCTCTTTGAATCAGCTCGTGCATGATTTCTTCGTAACTTTGTTCCAACAGGgtgaattttttgtcatatccCCATCCGGAATGTTTGTTCTTAGTGCCACTGTTGTTGGCTTTGTGTGCTACTCCTTTATTCTTTCCCTTTTGAAGGTGGCAGCGTTTTGATATTGATTGGAGCATTTTGACTCTTGCTGTCTATCACACAGATACATGGGTTTAGCCCACATACCCGCTCTGATATGCTGACACGCGGATCTGGATACAAGACACGGGTGGgacatgccaaaaaataaactattaatttaatgtttttttttcattttttcatttttttgatgcatccaattatttccatgaacaatcctttcaaatactcagcacttttgtgataaaacaaacaTTCTTACGAGATtataagagtgaactattaatttaatgttttttttttcattttatcgtttttgagaatataaaatttgtcatactcaaaattttcaaaattggcaTGTCCATACCCGtatcgtacccgcacccatgtgacatagctcatGCTGCTTTTCTTTATATCTTTGAACTTTATCGGGATAACAACATcaaaaacttcattttcaaTTCCTGCCTCGATGCATTCTACACTTTCAGTGAgatcaatgaaagatttgattggagcattagaaatgaggctccttagtGGTCGTGTCAAATTGTTGGTGCcaatgcatgggattgagagattggttCTCTCATCTTATTGCAAGAAGACCTCTATCTTTGAATGAAATCTCTGACCCTCTCACCTGGCCTCTATTTCAGATAACACAATGTGGTGATTGTTAGAAATAATTGAGAGAATATATTTTGAAAAGGGGGGTGCGTGACCTCTTGGGTGGGCTTCTGACCACACGAGCCAGTGGAggccacacgtgggtcccacatagccTTATAGATCTTGAATTGAATgtaattttggatttaaatccgGATTTAAATTTCGTAATTGGATATAGATTTCAAATTACACTTGTAATTTGGATCCGGTTTTGAGTACTGAATTAGGATCTAGGCTCGTAATCATGCTTTGGGATTCGTGTGActagtcaaattcatgatttgaacctAAATTGTGCTTAGATTTGAAATTgactttaaaatttcaaattttcacaatctttttgtgaaattcttttgtaaaattttgacattgcttccATCAACTGAGgtggaaaaatttggagtgTTAACACCCCTACAGGTCTTTATTGGGGCATTTGTCGAAGTTCTTAAGGACAAGCTACGAATCAAAGTACAAACGATGAAAACCCCAAACTTTGTCAGAATGTTTCGAAACTGCTCCCACGGTAGAGGAAAAATACGGACGATTGCACATCGCCGACAAGAATTGGTTTGACACTAGGAGCATTCAGCGAGGCCCGATAAAGGCAGAAACTCTCCCTTATGCAGCGATTGGGGCCAAGGCGAGGAACCTCCCTTAACAAGTCGTGAAGCATCTGATGCCCGAGCAAATAAAGGAAAGGCGGCATTAGGTTATCTGCTTCAATTGCGATCGCCCATGGGCAGCAGGGCATAATTGCCGATGGTTACATATGTATTTGGTTGAAGAAGGGGAGGAGCCCCCTAACGAAGAAGAAAATACCCCCACAACTGAACACACAACAACTCCGGCAGAAGAGGCACTAACGGAGTTCTCCCTGCATGTGCTCGTAGGAGATGAGGTTCCCAACTGATGAGAATTGAAGGGCGATTTCGTGGCAGGAAGGTAAGTGTGTTGATCGACACTAGATCAACACACAACTTCATTTCTGAGAAATTTGTCATGCTATGGGGTGTAGTGTCGAGACGCAGCCCGTCTTCGATGTGGTGGTTGGGGACGCGGTACACTCAAGTGCAAGGGCAGATCCCACCAGGAAATACTTGAAATACATTGCCGCAACTTTCTTGTCCAACTGTACACACTCGCCATGGCTGGAGCCGACTTGGTTTGGGAATCCAATGGTTGCGTGACATTGGAAAAGTGGTCTGGGATTTCGTTGGCATGAAGATGCGGTTCCGTGGCTTGGGAGAGGAGAAATTAACACTCGCGGAGGCTCCCAAGAAGGTTTGCAAAGAAAAATCGGCTATGTATTTGCTGAAAGGACCAGCAGCTATTTTCCTGCTACTGCCGAAACAGGGGACCGGTGAACCCCGACCACAGCGGACAAGCCTTTGTATCCCAGCCCTCGAAGGTTTGCTCCAGGAAATTCAACAGGTCTTTTTGCCACTCACCAGTGTGACTGTAGCAAGGGGCGAAACCAGTGAAATCCAGTCCATCCAGGCCCTACCGCTATAGCTGAACGTGTTGTGGAACAACTAGTGCAAGAGATGCTGTAATCAAGGGTCATTCAGCCAAGCAAGAGTCTTTTTGCGTCCCTTGCCCTGTTGGCTAAGAAGGACAACAACTGGTGGTTGTGCATATATTGCCGCGCCTTGAACGCCATCACCATTAAGGACCGGTATCCCATCCCTGTGGTTGAGGATTTGCTCGATGAACTACAGGGAACACCCCTCTTCTCTAAACTGGATTTGTGCTCCGCTTACCATCAAATTAGGGTAGCAGTGGCGGACATTCCCAAGACTGCCTTCCATACTCACAATGGGCACTACGAGTTCACTGTCATGCCCTTCGGCCTAATGAATGCTCCCTCGACCTTTCAGTCACTGATGAATGACCTATTCTACCCTTACATGCGATGCTTTGTCTTGGTGTTTTTTTGATGATATCATCGTCTACAGCAGGAAAAGGCAGACCACATACAGCACCTGCGAGCTGTGCTTAACATATTGCAGCAGAACCAGCTTCACACTAAGCCATCAAAATACTCATTAGGAATGAGGGAAATCTCCTACCTGGGCCACATGATCAGTCAGGGCAGAGTTAGcatggaaagagaaaaggttCAGGCTATTAAGGAATGGAGGACATCCCAATCAGTGAGAGAACTGCATGCATTCTTGGGACTCACCGGATATTATCGTAAGTTTGTCTATGGCTATATCACAGTAACTGCAACCCTCACTGAGTTGAcaaagaagggaaaatttgTGTGGACTGAGAAGGCAGACCAATCCTTCCAACGGCTGAAGCAGGCAGTCACCACAGTGCTTGTCTTACAATTACCCAACTTCCAGCAGCCATTCACTGTggaatcagatgcatcagaCCTAGGCATGGGTACTGTCTTGAGCCAGAACAGCCACCCCATAGCCTATTTCAGTAAAGCAATGAGAGGAAGGGAGTTGATCGCCATTGTCCCGCAGTCCTCAAGTGGAAGCATTTTCTCTTGGGACAGCGATTCATGGTGCTAACAGATCATCAAACTCTCAAGTATTGCTTGCAACAACCAGCGCTGACACTGGCGCTACAGAAATGGCTCCTCAAGTTAATAGGCTTTGACCTGAGGTACACTTCcgtaaaggaaaagaaaatgctgcAGCTGACAACCTCTCCAGGTCAGTACCATCACCGATGCATAGCCTACTAACTCTGTCTCAAGTGCAGGTTCAGTTGTGGTATCAGATCCTACGATCACAAGAAGGAGCTGTGTCTGTTCAACGACTTAAGGATCAGTTAGCAACCAATCATCTCAAGGTATACGACTGTGAATGGAAATCCCCCTATTTGTATCACAGAAGGTGCATTTATGTACCACCAGAAACATCCCTACCTCAAGTGCTATTGGAGCACTATCAAAATGACAGAGCTGCTGGGCACGAAGGAGTGGAGGCCACTTATAGGAGGATGCACCAAACTTTCTATTGGACAGGGATGAAGTGATCTGTAAGGGATTTCATACGGGCCTGCGACGTCTACTAAAGGAATAAATACGAAACCATGAGGTAGACTGCTACAGCCTCTTCCCACACCGAGCTCATGTGGGAGGATATCTCCATGGATTTTGGAGAAGGATTACCCTTGTCCAGAGGCAAATCAGTCGTACTGGTTGTGGTAGACCGCCTCTTGAAATATGCCCATTTCGTTGTCCTGTCTCATCCTTATACCGCCAAGACTGTGGCCATTGCTTTCCACAAAAATGTGGGAAAACTTCATGAAATACCATGAACGATAACTAGTGACAAGGACCCTGTCTTCTTCAATAGCTTTTGAAAGGAGTATTTCTGCATGTAAGGCACAACGCTGCAGATGAGCACCGGTTGTCACCCACAGACAAACAGGCAAAACTGAGGTTGTAAACCGTTGTCTTGAAACTTACTACGTTGTTTTCCAGTGCAGAGACCCTGACTGTGGGTAGATCACTTACCATGGGCAGAGTTTTCTTACAATACCACCTGACATTCATCCACTAGAACCACCCCTTTCGGAGCTTTCTATGGCAGGCCTCCTCCAGATATTCGTTGCTGCCAACCTGGGACTACCAGGGAACAAAAGGTTGAACACTCGACTCAGGTGTCGAGATGCAGTCCGTAAGGACTTAAAGCCTGAAGGTGCACCTAGCAGCAGCTCGCAATCCAATGGTCCTCCAATACAACCGCTGACATTGCAAGCAGCACTTTGAAGAAGGAGATTGGGTATACTTGCGCAGACCCACTCATGGTGCAGGGTTTCGCCTACCCAAAGGATACAATAAGCTGGCCCCTCGTTACATCGGACCTTATAAGATCGTTAGGAAGATTGGAACTTTAGCCTATGAACTGCAGCTCCCTGAAGGAAGTAACATTCATACTGTCTTCCACATCTCAAAACTGAAGGTTTTTAACCATCCAACTACTCAGGACGCAGTAGCTTCTCTTCCCATTGTTGAGGACCATACCACACCTCAACCCTTTAGGCGTCTGGGCATCTGCAAGAACAGCAATAATGGTTCCTGCACCACTGAATGGCTAATTGAATGGAATCACAATGAAGACATGCCAGCAACCTGGGAGCATGCGGAGGAGATTGCCAGCTTTCCCAgtttcacaccttgaggacaaggtgctTTTGAAAAGGGTTGTGGGGGGAGGGTGGTGTGTGGGAATTGTTAGGCCTAACACTGCCTTGCTCACGTCTTTACATTTTTAGTTCTGAGTCTGTTTCAGTACTCACAGGTAGTTCACAGGTATAAACCCACCCACTCGCACAagatacatacacacacacacacacacacacacatatatatatatatacaccttaGGGGGAATTAAAACCCTAATGAATGAATGAGATTACTACCGAAGCTGGGCTTTGTGTTAATTGTGTGCTTAAGATAGAGACCTAAAACAGAGAGGAAGGTGGATAGATACTTGGTAGGTATCAGTTACACTGCGTATGCATGATTGCATGTATATTGCTAGATTTTAAGAATCAGTCTGAAAAAGAATATACTTCAGAAAATCAACCAGCTCTGCTTTGCTCATGGCAGGTTGGCAAGCTGTTTGTGTGGCTTATCCTCAAGGAATGAGCCCCGTACAGAGGTGATTTGAATTTTTGGGTCTCTTTATCAGTCTCAGTGGGACTTGCCACTCTCTTCCTcatattcacattttgttcagGAATCGAGAGAAGGATGCAGCATCATACATGGAAATAATGCAAGATATATGTTTTTGCTTGTTAATATGTAAATGTATCTGCTAAGCATAAAAGAGAACTAGCGACTTCACTTTGCTATGTTTTACTTATAGGTTTGATGGAAATGTAACTTCTTGCCCTACTGGCAGTACATTTACTGTTAAAAGGTTACTAACTCGAACCACATGcccttcatcttcttcaccttCCTTTCTGGCAAGCATCTTTGAAACTTAACAAATTCGCAGGGGACATTAACTGTAgagacttgaaaaaaaaataagactaTGACTTTGCCATATATTCCGTCTGCTGAATcacatgaaattttaatttaaccCCAAAGGCccaaacacatacatatatgtgttatatgtAAATGGAATGTATGGGGTAAACTTGGGAACAAGTACAATTTTGAAGCTGTAGTGCAGTGCCTGAAAATTTACTGACTATTATCCAGGTCTACTGAAAATTTACTGGTCTAATACATTTTTGGTCAAGTCTTCTTACCCATCGTTTGTGTGAGAGGGAAAATGTGATTCTCGTTATTGCCAATGGTAATTTGTTCTCCTTGTCTTTTactttggtttcttttttcacttttttatatCTTTAATCTTTATGTTAGCTTCTCTTGTTTTCTGCACGTGTGTCCACGTACTCCTTTATCATTTCATCCAACAAAGACAGTTCTAATTTTATAAAACCTTCTAAAATTGCATGATTATGAAATTTTGAGTATTTGTACATGTAGCTGCTATGTTTTTCTCAACTTGAGAACTGCAGTTGCCTGTGACATTCACAGAAATATCTTCCATTTGTCTGTATAATATGTTTGTATTTGTGACCTGCAGCCGTTAAATCATGGAAGTTGTTACTGCATACCGCCATCTTCTTAAAGCTGTTGACAAACACATTGGTGGGGAAGGAACTAAAAGACACTTTAGAGATTTTATAGTTCAGGAGTTCAGAAAAAGCATTAATCTATCAGATCAACATGCTATTCAGCAGAAGATAAAGCTTGCAAAGGATTACTCATTTATGCTTAATAGTGTACACCATCATAAGGTACTTCGGGATTATCTATTGTTGAGCTCTGTTCCTATTGTGAACACTTCTATTCAaccattttctgtttcttgcaggatgtcttttttattttcttgtcattcttTTGGActtcttttttatcttaaaaaaactTGTTATGTTTTTGCCCGTCAGGATGAGTTTTTTGGGGATCTTACTCTATTTCATGCTCAAGTAGCTGTTTCCAAATAGTCGTTCCTTTTGCATGCTTGATTTGGCCCTTTTCCTTGCATGATGTAAAAACTTGGAGATCCAACTGCATAATATTATTTGATTAGTTTTTAAAGGCTGTCTAAATATCTTAAGGTGAAATGTTTCAGTGCAGAGAACCTCCGAATTCTGAAGTGTATGATAAGTACTGCAACTCATGCTTATGTGCCAGAATCTAAATTTGTTAATGTGTTTTGCAGCACCTACTTTTCTCTTACAACATAGCCGTGGATAGGGCTGATGAAATGAGGAGAACAATCAGCAAGTCTGCCGCTAATGTTGGTCTTCGGCTCCCTGATGTTTATCATCCCTGAGATCTGGCTAttcttgttttacttttttcttctcatttgaGGTTGGAAGAGTTGCTAATAGTGTTGCTTTAGTGAATTGTGCGACACCCTGCAAAATCAACTTTGAACTGAATTGTCGGATACAGCATTTAAGGAATGAGCTTAACAGTCACTTAAATTTTCCACTTCTAATGGGGATTCAGATATGCACTTTGTGCTGGCCACATCTCTTCCGTTTCGCTTAAAGTTTCCAGCTCTAatagctttttttattttcaaaggcCGCCGTTATTGTATTACCTTGTCGTTTAACATCAAGCATATCATGATGTCGACTTGGGACAGCTCTATTGGAACTTGGTGCCAGATTAGTTCAACAATTCCACCCATTATTTGTGGAGTTAATTATGAGGTTGATTTTGCCGGAGTCGCTGCTCCAATTCAAATACTTTCATCTACTGATATTCTAAGGCTAGTTTGCTATTCAGTAAAATATGAGGAGAGAGACCTGGAAGGAGTGGCCAATGGAACCTCTGATGCGGACAAGTTTTATGTATTCAAGTTCATCAAATACAAAAAAGTGGTTCTACTTCTTCCACCTAATTAATAAACAATTTGCGGCTCAAACTCTGCAAAATCAACGGATCCAGATTCAATTGGAGGCATGAGATA
This genomic interval carries:
- the LOC116260568 gene encoding uncharacterized mitochondrial protein AtMg00860-like, coding for MRFRGLGEEKLTLAEAPKKEKADHIQHLRAVLNILQQNQLHTKPSKYSLGMREISYLGHMISQGRVSMEREKVQAIKEWRTSQSVRELHAFLGLTGYYRKFVYGYITVTATLTELTKKGKFVWTEKADQSFQRLKQAVTTVLVLQLPNFQQPFTVESDASDLGMGTVLSQNSHPIAYFSKAMRGRELIAIVPQSSSGSIFSWDSDSWC
- the LOC116259869 gene encoding uncharacterized protein LOC116259869, producing the protein MEVVTAYRHLLKAVDKHIGGEGTKRHFRDFIVQEFRKSINLSDQHAIQQKIKLAKDYSFMLNSVHHHKHLLFSYNIAVDRADEMRRTISKSAANVGLRLPDVYHP